CCCAAACAGGACAACGATCTGCTGACTGTGGACATGGAAAAGCTCCGCGGGATTGGTTATCTCAGCGATCGATCACAGTTGATGATTTCGCTGGACGGCGGTCGGGTTCAGACCTGGGATCTGGAAACTCGTCAGAAGTTGAAGGAATATACCCTGTTTCCCGACGTCGCCCCGGAGGCAACACTCGCGAAGAGTATTTCAGATAATGTGAAATTTATCAGCTGTTATCAGCAGCCTGAAATCAAAATCTTTGAAACCGTATCATTTACCGAAGTTGCCAGTCTGAAGCTGCCCGCCGACAAGCCCGTGAAAGCACATCGTGTTTCGAATACCGGCAAGTACATCGCAGTGGCACTGGCAGATCAGGTGGAACTCTGGGAAGTCGCTACGCAGAGCAGGATTGCTGAAATCAATATTCGAGCTAAAGAAACGATGGTTGATAAATACGACTGGCGGGATTTTCTACAGCTTGTCAGGGAAGTTCATTTTACCGCGGATGATAGTAAGTTGGCCTTTGTGCGAGGGGGCATCTATAAGAAATTCAATCCGGGGTTCTGGTCGCCCGGAGCACTGCCGCATGTGGTGGATGTTCTGTATGTCTGGGATTTGCAGCAGAAAAAGCTGATTTATACGGGGCAACCATACTTGCCTAACATCAATTCGATCGGATTTACCGAAAACGGATTGGAACTGCTGGTTTCCGGAACGAAATGGAGCCTGGCAAAGCGGAGTCCGGATTCCGTTCCGGAAACGGTCGAAACTCACACGATCGGGTTGCTGAGTCTCAAGGAAGGAAAGATCGTCCGAGAATACGCCGGTCGTAACAAGCCTCTCTGGGTTCCGAAAGCGTTCGGCAAGGATCGTGCGCAGCTGATTGCGATGGCAGGCAATGAACTACTGGTCTGGGACTGGGAGAGTGGCCGGGAGCTGACCAGTCTCCAGCAGCATCCCGATGATGTGCGGTATCTTTTGACCTCAACGGAACAGGATCGGATGGTGACGGTCGACAAGGAGGGAGTCGTTAAGCTTTTTGACGGTCAACTGGTTCCCCAGGTGCGACAGGTGTTGACCGGCCCGGACCTGTATCCCCATCAGCAACCCCACACGATTCAGTTGCATGCGGAAACCGGTCGGATGGGGGTCTGCAACGGACGCACCGGGGCGCTGATCTGGGATTTTTCCGATCCGAAAACGGTTACAGGAAGGCTGTATCGTTCGCCGGGTCCGATCGGGACCAGGGCCCTTGGTTTCAGTTCCGACCTGAAGTATCTGGCGACCACCGCGACCACCATGCCCGGGGAGCTCATGCAGGAGCTGGGTGAACCGACGCCCGTATCCATCTGGGACACGGCATCTGGGGAAGTCGTTCGGATTCTGGAAGGAGAGACCGATTTCGTCGAGTCAGGCGTTTTTGATCCGTCGGGGCGATATTTTGTGAGTGGCTTGAAGAATGGAAACATCCTGATCTGGAATCTGGAAACGGAATCCAGTCAGCCGGTTCAGGTTCTCAAAGACCATGTCGCCAGCGTTACCAAACTGAAATTCTCGCTAGACGGCAAGATCCTGCTCTCCGGTGGGTGTGGCGGAGAGTCGTTTGGTAAGAAAGTGAAGCCCGCAGTCAAGGTCTGGACGCGAGCGGAATCTGCAGGCGAGTTTCAAGTGCAGCAGACAATGGAACTGGATCGTCATGTGCCTCCCACTTTTGGGATTCAGGACCTCGATTTTTCTTCGGATGGAAAGTGGATCCTGGCTTCCTGTAATCATCGTGCTTCGCTGTTTTCAAGGGAGGGGGAGTTGCGTTGTACGGTAGAAGGGGGGGCGTTACAGTTTTTACCGGACGGGAATCAGTTCCTGACTGGAGAGGGAGGGGCAAAGAAAGCGATTCACCTGTGGGATCTTGACGGCGCAAAGGTGCGGACCTATGCATACCATCCGCAGACCTTTATTACGGCGCTGGCACTCTCTCCGAAAGAGGATGTGATATTGTCGTCCTCATATGGTGATGGCATCAAAGGATGGTTTGTCGGGTCGGGGGAGCAGGTGTTGTTTCTGTCCGATATTTTATCCGGCAGTAATCTCCAGAACGAAAAATCTGCCACGGAGCTACAAAAAGAGTAAAGACTCTTTCTGCGAAACCAATCCTCGCATGGCGGGGTCTCACCGCCAATAATCGCACCACAATGGCGTGCTACCTCTGGTTTAATTGAGGTGGCACGCCTTTTTTCTGCAAAAACAGCATTTCTGCCTCTCACTCTATCACTGTCTGCTGATTTATTTCGGATCTTCCCAAATTCTCTGCACAGACGCAGTCAAAATAGCGCCATGTAGTATGAGTGCAGCTTGAAATTGTAATTATCGGAATCCTGTCAGCGAGAATGAGTCATCT
The genomic region above belongs to Gimesia chilikensis and contains:
- a CDS encoding WD40 repeat domain-containing protein yields the protein MKQKTGRQKTRKWWIIGSGLLLLLSVGVIREYGLFSAAAEYFTDASFESKLDRMKSQPITPVEIDEDEERVRQLMEERTDYRGRLLFPPTTVAEMKYDPELVAGIPWEKNYEPVPLNEVEVTYTENQFQQERADWYQNLFLTEYEEHGEKDPRWDEPAREFLKEAARWVSIARFRKHRSPKFYPDQSDGQLAERGRAVIELGCRDPLVISLVIEAHADQKMYGGMTALTQQLNKLYTPDRYSEIVSFQILKSLVLVGKGTDKREAMSRHFLKAIKDKQLSGLERRIYLEEMAIITAPAHQPILGPFMLALESQENADPWLKSMILGSFYNQLGTNGSTLREYWPPYTKFIQTDWAKVKSVFMGHLRKSYRLYLQAYQMAPELPEAPLKLYPMSYRQNPQMLYANILLDDEGEFERLSPASPRYWFDRAVAAQFDYRPMYRLYRGSLIPPPTIYENWKRYQPVLQFGMECLNSERFDTQVPFGFQDALQAIIAGHEFMRGPGGARSREVYGFDDVLPQMQRMVKGYASHLSVGQKDHYETLLAGMNWIQGHEEIAQKQFAALGKRMKLEALQEVSLNVMELKRSQSPKQDNDLLTVDMEKLRGIGYLSDRSQLMISLDGGRVQTWDLETRQKLKEYTLFPDVAPEATLAKSISDNVKFISCYQQPEIKIFETVSFTEVASLKLPADKPVKAHRVSNTGKYIAVALADQVELWEVATQSRIAEINIRAKETMVDKYDWRDFLQLVREVHFTADDSKLAFVRGGIYKKFNPGFWSPGALPHVVDVLYVWDLQQKKLIYTGQPYLPNINSIGFTENGLELLVSGTKWSLAKRSPDSVPETVETHTIGLLSLKEGKIVREYAGRNKPLWVPKAFGKDRAQLIAMAGNELLVWDWESGRELTSLQQHPDDVRYLLTSTEQDRMVTVDKEGVVKLFDGQLVPQVRQVLTGPDLYPHQQPHTIQLHAETGRMGVCNGRTGALIWDFSDPKTVTGRLYRSPGPIGTRALGFSSDLKYLATTATTMPGELMQELGEPTPVSIWDTASGEVVRILEGETDFVESGVFDPSGRYFVSGLKNGNILIWNLETESSQPVQVLKDHVASVTKLKFSLDGKILLSGGCGGESFGKKVKPAVKVWTRAESAGEFQVQQTMELDRHVPPTFGIQDLDFSSDGKWILASCNHRASLFSREGELRCTVEGGALQFLPDGNQFLTGEGGAKKAIHLWDLDGAKVRTYAYHPQTFITALALSPKEDVILSSSYGDGIKGWFVGSGEQVLFLSDILSGSNLQNEKSATELQKE